From the Mesotoga prima MesG1.Ag.4.2 genome, the window TCTAGAATGTGCCCTACATTCAGTCGTGCAGATGAATCTTGTTCCCATCTGAACACCACTAGCTCCAAGTGCTAGGGATGCTGCTAATCCTCTTCCGTCAGCAATTCCGCCTGCTGCAATAACTGGGATTCTCGTTGCTGAAACAACTGCTGGAACCAATACCATTGTTGAAACCTTTCCGATGTGGCCGCCCGCTTCCATTCCTTCGGCAATCACTGCATCGACTCCCTGTCTCTCTAGCCTTCTAGCGAGCCCGGAAGAGGCGACCACGGGAATCACTTTAGTTCCCGCCGTCTTCAACTTTTCAATAAAGCTGGATGGACTGCCTGCCCCAGTAGTTACAACGGGAACTCTTTCTCTACAGATTATCTCTATCTGTTCCTGCGCATATGGAGAAAGCAGCATTACGTTGACTCCGAAGGGCCTTGAAGTTAATTTTCTGGTCTCGCGAATCTCATAAAGTAGATCCTCTGGAGAAAGATTCCCTCCGGCAATTATGCCTAGGCAACCGGCATTGGAAACTGCTGCAGCCAAGTTATGTTCCGAGATCCATGCCATTCCTCCTTGAAGAATGGGGTATTTGATTCCAAGCATTTCGGTTAGCGACTGTCTTTGCTGATTCAAAGTTGATCCTCCTGGCACAAGTATGCTGGTTTAAGAAAAGCAACAACATACCAGGACCTTTTGCAGCATTTTTGTCTGAATCTAGGACTGCTGGAGAGTGAACAGTTCGAAAATCAAACGGAGGTGATTTGTGAGAGACAAGGAGTTTGTAAAGGAAAGAATACCCCACAGGGAGCCCTTTCTTCTTGTCGATGGCGTGATTTCGATGACCGATTCCGAAATACTTGCTTTCAGAGATTTGCTAGAAAACGATCCTGTTTTTGAGGGTCATTTTCCTGGTTATCCGATTTATCCAGGTGTGCTGATTCTTGAAGGCCTTGCTCAGACTGCAGGAATTCTTTTGCTGAAACCAAATGAAACACCGTTGTTTGCAGGAATAGAAAGAGCTCGTT encodes:
- a CDS encoding nitronate monooxygenase — its product is MNQQRQSLTEMLGIKYPILQGGMAWISEHNLAAAVSNAGCLGIIAGGNLSPEDLLYEIRETRKLTSRPFGVNVMLLSPYAQEQIEIICRERVPVVTTGAGSPSSFIEKLKTAGTKVIPVVASSGLARRLERQGVDAVIAEGMEAGGHIGKVSTMVLVPAVVSATRIPVIAAGGIADGRGLAASLALGASGVQMGTRFICTTECRAHSRYKERILLSNELDTVVTGNSNGHPVRGFRNRLTRHIEELEKQGSGFEEIEKIAVGALKRAVENGDINDGSMMAGQSCGLIGEILDVSQLVQSIIDEAEETIRFLGGIKKW
- the fabZ gene encoding 3-hydroxyacyl-ACP dehydratase FabZ, with the translated sequence MRDKEFVKERIPHREPFLLVDGVISMTDSEILAFRDLLENDPVFEGHFPGYPIYPGVLILEGLAQTAGILLLKPNETPLFAGIERARFKTIVRPPCRIEYSVKLIDSRMNVAKLETSAYAEGKLAAKAILLVSSI